The bacterium genome has a window encoding:
- a CDS encoding peptidoglycan DD-metalloendopeptidase family protein: protein MGIGLNFLVLVRNNRVADASGPVLALLTSSVGAEIDSLSSDQVFGDNFEVASDQNATAGFIVVDGDSVLNAGNPLSTILATRDGLLSYKVQKGDSLSKIASSFGISLNTIFWANSSLGNNIRPGQELVILPVSGVLHQIEEGETVDSVAEFYAVSPSKILQYNKQAANGLRIGSTLVIPDAKPKKTFASATLADLPNYPGYFILPTTGWNWSKLHYFNGVDIANACGTPIYSSAEGLVIKQNESGWNDGYGGFVEIEHPNGAITKYAHTQKNLVAVGDYVLQGDIIGRIGNTGNVHGPTGCHLHFEIHGARNPFAK, encoded by the coding sequence ATGGGCATCGGGCTCAACTTTTTGGTTTTGGTCAGAAACAACAGGGTTGCCGATGCCAGCGGTCCGGTTCTGGCGTTGCTGACTAGCTCTGTTGGGGCAGAAATAGACTCTCTGTCCTCTGACCAGGTTTTTGGCGACAATTTCGAGGTGGCCAGCGATCAGAATGCAACGGCCGGGTTTATCGTGGTTGATGGTGACTCGGTGTTGAATGCCGGGAATCCCTTAAGCACTATTTTGGCGACTCGCGACGGCTTACTTTCTTACAAAGTACAAAAAGGCGATAGTCTTTCTAAAATTGCTTCCAGTTTCGGAATTTCTTTGAATACTATTTTTTGGGCCAATAGCAGTTTGGGTAATAATATCCGTCCCGGTCAAGAATTAGTAATTTTGCCGGTGTCCGGAGTTCTGCATCAAATCGAAGAAGGCGAGACTGTAGATTCGGTGGCAGAATTTTATGCCGTTTCTCCTTCCAAAATTTTACAGTACAACAAACAGGCGGCGAATGGTTTAAGAATTGGAAGCACGCTTGTAATCCCGGATGCAAAACCAAAAAAGACTTTCGCGAGCGCCACATTGGCGGATTTACCTAATTATCCAGGCTACTTTATTTTACCGACCACAGGTTGGAATTGGAGTAAGCTTCATTATTTTAACGGTGTAGATATTGCTAATGCTTGCGGCACGCCAATTTATTCTTCTGCAGAGGGTTTGGTTATTAAACAAAATGAAAGCGGATGGAATGATGGTTACGGCGGATTCGTAGAGATTGAGCATCCCAACGGAGCTATTACAAAATATGCGCATACGCAAAAGAATTTGGTGGCAGTCGGAGATTATGTATTGCAGGGAGATATTATTGGCCGCATCGGTAACACGGGTAATGTGCACGGCCCGACGGGGTGCCATCTGCACTTCGAGATACATGGGGCAAGGAACCCGTTCGCTAAATAA